One Paracoccus aminophilus JCM 7686 genomic window carries:
- the cydB gene encoding cytochrome d ubiquinol oxidase subunit II, with the protein MILHTLLDYDTLRVIWWLLLGVLLIGFAVMDGFDLGVGMLLPFAGKTDLERRIVINTIGPVWEGNQVWLILGGGAIFAAWPPLYAVSFSGFYLAMFAILAALILRPVGFKYRSKRESATWRRNWDRALFIGGFVPALIFGVAVGNVLQGVPFRLGSDLRIFYDGTFFGLLNPFALLCGLLSVAMLTMHGANWLVLKSSGEVAGRARRFGTIATLATITLYALGGIALWLFVDGYRITSAINTTGPSNPLAKTVDVSAGAWFANYAAHPWMIAAPVLGFLGAVLVLWGLRARREVATLLFSKLSIFGIIASVGLSMFPFILPSTAQPGASLTVWDASSSHMTLFIMLVVTLIFLPLIVAYTAWAYKLLWGKVDEDDITGGGHAY; encoded by the coding sequence ATGATCCTGCACACCCTTCTTGATTATGACACATTGCGCGTCATCTGGTGGCTGCTGCTCGGCGTGCTTCTGATCGGTTTTGCCGTAATGGACGGGTTCGACCTTGGCGTCGGAATGCTGCTGCCATTTGCCGGAAAAACCGATCTGGAACGCCGTATCGTCATCAACACCATCGGCCCGGTCTGGGAAGGCAACCAGGTCTGGCTGATCCTTGGCGGCGGCGCGATCTTTGCCGCCTGGCCGCCGCTTTACGCGGTCAGTTTCTCGGGCTTTTACCTTGCGATGTTCGCGATCCTTGCAGCGCTGATCCTGCGGCCGGTCGGCTTCAAATACCGCTCGAAACGAGAAAGCGCGACATGGCGCAGGAACTGGGACCGGGCATTGTTCATCGGAGGTTTCGTTCCCGCGCTGATCTTCGGCGTAGCGGTCGGCAATGTGCTGCAAGGAGTGCCGTTCCGATTGGGCTCTGACCTGAGGATTTTCTATGATGGCACGTTCTTCGGCCTGCTGAACCCGTTTGCATTGCTCTGCGGGCTCTTATCGGTCGCGATGCTGACCATGCATGGCGCGAACTGGCTGGTGCTGAAATCCTCGGGCGAGGTGGCCGGTCGGGCCCGCCGCTTTGGCACCATCGCCACCCTGGCGACGATCACGCTTTATGCACTTGGCGGGATCGCCCTGTGGCTGTTTGTCGATGGCTATCGCATCACCAGCGCGATCAATACCACCGGCCCGTCAAATCCGCTGGCGAAAACGGTTGATGTCAGCGCCGGGGCCTGGTTCGCCAATTACGCCGCCCATCCCTGGATGATCGCCGCCCCGGTTCTTGGGTTCCTTGGCGCGGTGCTGGTGCTGTGGGGACTGCGCGCACGCCGCGAGGTGGCAACGCTCTTGTTCAGTAAGCTCTCGATCTTCGGGATTATCGCTTCGGTCGGACTGTCGATGTTTCCCTTCATCCTGCCTTCGACCGCGCAGCCGGGGGCAAGCCTGACGGTCTGGGATGCGTCCTCCAGCCATATGACGCTGTTCATCATGCTTGTCGTCACCCTGATCTTCCTGCCGCTGATCGTCGCCTATACCGCCTGGGCCTACAAACTGCTCTGGGGCAAGGTGGATGAGGATGACATCACCGGCGGCGGTCACGCCTACTGA
- the cydX gene encoding cytochrome bd-I oxidase subunit CydX has protein sequence MWYFAWILGLPLAVCFAVLNAMWFEMLDDGDEAREGRRDGGTHTGA, from the coding sequence ATGTGGTATTTTGCCTGGATCCTCGGCCTGCCGCTGGCCGTCTGCTTCGCGGTGCTGAACGCGATGTGGTTCGAGATGCTCGATGACGGGGATGAAGCCCGTGAAGGCCGCCGCGATGGTGGCACCCACACAGGTGCATGA
- a CDS encoding arsenic resistance protein, producing MAVLVAGLTGFAVPDATALEHAINPALALMLFVTFLQVPLSEIGRGFREARFLGALLVSNFLVVPILALALAQLAIDDALLRLGILMVLLTPCIDYVITFAHLGRADARLLLSSTPVLLLVQMALLPLYLGLFLGGDVVELVRPGPFVHAFVWLIAVPLICAGVVQFWAASCTTGVRVSAALGVLPVPATALVLFLVVAATVPVLGAASHHALSALPIYILFAVFAPLLGWGIRRLFGLSHAASRAVSFSTATRNSLVVLPLALAVPGAIPILPAVIVTQTLVELMAELIYVRVIPLFGKAKERRAKAA from the coding sequence ATGGCAGTCCTGGTTGCCGGGCTCACTGGATTTGCTGTGCCGGACGCCACCGCTTTGGAGCACGCGATCAATCCGGCATTGGCCCTCATGCTGTTTGTCACGTTTTTACAGGTGCCACTGTCCGAGATTGGCCGAGGCTTCCGGGAGGCGCGATTTCTGGGCGCTCTTCTGGTAAGCAACTTCCTTGTCGTCCCGATCCTCGCACTCGCATTGGCGCAACTCGCGATCGACGACGCACTTTTGCGCCTTGGCATTCTCATGGTGCTGCTGACACCCTGTATCGACTATGTGATTACCTTTGCCCATCTGGGGCGGGCGGACGCGCGGTTGCTGCTGTCATCGACACCGGTTTTGCTGCTGGTTCAAATGGCTCTGCTGCCACTCTACCTTGGCCTGTTTCTCGGCGGTGACGTTGTCGAGCTCGTGCGTCCCGGCCCCTTTGTGCATGCTTTTGTCTGGTTGATCGCAGTGCCGTTGATCTGCGCTGGTGTGGTCCAGTTCTGGGCCGCGTCGTGCACCACGGGGGTGCGCGTCAGTGCAGCTCTTGGAGTTCTTCCGGTCCCGGCAACAGCCTTGGTCCTGTTCCTCGTTGTCGCCGCGACAGTTCCCGTTCTGGGGGCTGCGAGCCACCATGCATTATCCGCCCTGCCAATCTATATCCTCTTTGCCGTCTTCGCACCGCTCCTCGGCTGGGGCATAAGGAGGCTCTTCGGGCTTTCACACGCAGCAAGCCGGGCAGTGTCATTCTCGACTGCAACGCGAAACTCCCTCGTCGTTCTACCGCTGGCCCTGGCTGTTCCCGGTGCGATCCCGATCCTTCCCGCAGTGATCGTGACGCAGACCCTGGTCGAACTGATGGCCGAACTGATCTACGTCCGGGTTATACCTCTGTTTGGCAAGGCGAAAGAGAGGCGGGCCAAGGCTGCCTGA
- a CDS encoding group III truncated hemoglobin, producing the protein MNARRFDITAEEIGVVVARFYADIRHHPVLGPVFARHVTDWSEHESRIMSFWRNAILREQGYDGNPMFVHKEAGDIRAEMFPIWLDLFDKVLAANLTIDQARNWSALAHRIGKGLSYGLAQAGDPPNLRR; encoded by the coding sequence ATGAATGCACGTAGGTTTGACATTACCGCCGAAGAAATCGGCGTGGTGGTCGCGCGCTTTTACGCAGACATTCGCCACCATCCAGTTCTTGGGCCAGTTTTTGCACGGCACGTCACGGATTGGTCAGAGCATGAAAGCAGGATCATGTCTTTCTGGCGTAACGCGATCCTGCGCGAACAGGGCTACGATGGAAACCCCATGTTCGTTCACAAAGAGGCAGGAGACATACGCGCTGAGATGTTTCCAATATGGCTGGACCTCTTTGATAAAGTGCTGGCTGCTAACCTCACAATAGATCAGGCCCGAAATTGGTCAGCCCTCGCGCACCGGATTGGCAAGGGCCTCAGCTATGGGCTTGCGCAGGCTGGCGATCCCCCAAACCTCCGCCGCTGA
- a CDS encoding VIT1/CCC1 transporter family protein has translation MTYQSAHEEVHFVNRSGWLRAAVLGANDGIVSISALIVGVAVANPSAEAVFIAGAAGLAAGAMSMAAGEYVSVSSQSDIEGADIAREAQALRETPAEEEAELASIWESRGLSPATAALVARELTEADALGAHVRDELGLSEVHSANPLQAAFASGLTFTLAGAVPMVAALVSPAETVAVVVTVTTLLALAVLGALGAWAGGAKLLRPTLRVVFWGGAAMAVTAAIGKLFGVAV, from the coding sequence ATGACCTATCAGTCAGCCCATGAAGAAGTGCATTTCGTCAACCGCAGCGGTTGGTTGCGGGCCGCGGTGCTCGGCGCCAACGATGGGATCGTCTCGATCTCGGCGCTCATCGTGGGCGTGGCGGTCGCCAATCCTTCCGCAGAGGCGGTGTTCATCGCAGGCGCCGCGGGATTGGCCGCCGGGGCGATGTCGATGGCGGCGGGGGAATATGTCTCGGTCAGCTCACAATCGGATATTGAAGGTGCTGACATCGCCCGTGAGGCGCAGGCTCTGCGCGAGACACCCGCGGAGGAGGAGGCGGAACTGGCTTCTATCTGGGAGAGCCGAGGTCTCTCGCCCGCGACGGCAGCGCTTGTCGCGCGCGAGTTGACCGAAGCTGACGCGCTTGGGGCCCATGTGCGCGATGAACTCGGCCTTTCTGAGGTGCATAGCGCCAATCCCTTACAGGCTGCCTTTGCCTCTGGGCTCACGTTCACTTTGGCCGGGGCTGTGCCGATGGTCGCTGCGCTCGTCTCACCCGCAGAAACTGTCGCCGTCGTGGTTACTGTGACAACGCTGCTCGCGCTTGCTGTTCTCGGGGCTCTCGGGGCTTGGGCCGGCGGAGCCAAGTTGTTGCGACCAACACTGCGTGTGGTCTTCTGGGGCGGTGCCGCGATGGCAGTGACCGCCGCTATCGGGAAACTATTTGGGGTCGCGGTTTAG